In Phycisphaerae bacterium, the following proteins share a genomic window:
- a CDS encoding class I SAM-dependent methyltransferase: protein MPVKRNKNITRKWFGSWSNEYDRTLGKLDFHRDLLDLVVKNSGVKNNDKVLDIGCGTGLLSLKLLQRADCVITAVDNSKEMMALFENKIKKLKLGSRVVCKMMDAGSIKFADNTFDIAASSVVLHHLKEKLNPLKKIFRVLKPGGRFIIGEVDMDTTGQHTDINRFSRIIKVQQQEWITALKAGDMDAFVRMYDNSKRHVFNQGEYCISLRQWGEVCRKAGFGKIAVKKVPRHKCFGIVIAEK, encoded by the coding sequence ATGCCGGTTAAAAGAAACAAAAATATTACGCGAAAATGGTTCGGCAGTTGGTCAAATGAATATGACCGGACACTCGGCAAGCTCGATTTTCATCGAGACCTGCTGGATCTTGTGGTTAAAAATTCAGGGGTCAAAAATAACGATAAAGTTCTGGATATTGGCTGCGGGACGGGTCTTCTCAGTTTGAAACTTTTGCAGCGGGCGGACTGCGTCATTACGGCGGTTGATAACTCCAAAGAGATGATGGCGCTGTTCGAGAACAAAATTAAAAAGCTCAAACTGGGAAGCCGGGTGGTTTGCAAGATGATGGACGCAGGTTCGATAAAATTTGCGGACAATACCTTTGATATTGCCGCCTCTTCCGTTGTCCTTCATCATTTGAAGGAAAAATTGAACCCGTTGAAAAAGATATTCAGGGTTTTAAAACCGGGCGGACGTTTCATAATCGGCGAGGTAGATATGGACACAACCGGCCAACATACCGACATTAACAGGTTTAGTCGCATCATCAAGGTACAGCAGCAGGAGTGGATAACAGCCCTTAAGGCCGGAGATATGGATGCGTTCGTAAGAATGTATGATAACAGCAAAAGGCACGTTTTCAATCAGGGCGAATACTGTATCTCTCTCAGGCAGTGGGGCGAAGTCTGCAGGAAGGCCGGCTTTGGTAAAATTGCCGTCAAAAAAGTCCCTCGCCACAAGTGTTTTGGTATCGTTATCGCCGAAAAATAG
- a CDS encoding excinuclease ABC subunit UvrC has translation MPAQTRDKFEAIREKIRGFPLGPGLYFMKGPADKVLYIGKAKNLRSRVASYFQQAADIAVSRGPKIVEMLTKVETVDFLESETEVAAMLQEARLIKDIHPPYNTDLIDDKTFPYLEITTDEDFPGIYITRKPRPSGRLFGPFAGAKDLRAVLVEMQQIFKFRTCKLDIKDDDTNRKFFRPCILYSIKQCAAPCAAKISRSEYKKIIKDLVKFLLSKRSIVLRQMKKQMAEAAAETNYEKAAMFRDRIRLIERLDHRGTPDEDVQPEVFAADPAEALEKLQLLLQSPQPVRIIEGIDVANISGAEAVGSLVKFIDGRPFKSGYRRFKIKTVKGVDDYAMIAEVVGRRYKYALQGEELWPDLILIDGGLGHLHAAQTALREMNAPPIKITAIAKREEDLYLQSSSKPLKLSRHSPVLKLLQYIRDEAHRFAQHYHHILRSKKILNKKF, from the coding sequence ATGCCGGCACAAACAAGAGACAAATTCGAAGCAATCCGTGAAAAGATAAGAGGTTTTCCACTCGGGCCCGGCCTTTATTTTATGAAAGGCCCTGCGGATAAAGTGCTTTACATCGGCAAAGCCAAAAACCTGCGCTCGCGGGTGGCCAGCTATTTCCAGCAAGCCGCTGATATTGCTGTTTCGCGAGGTCCGAAAATAGTTGAAATGCTCACCAAAGTTGAAACCGTTGACTTTCTGGAATCCGAAACAGAAGTTGCCGCAATGCTGCAGGAAGCACGACTGATTAAAGACATTCACCCTCCCTATAATACAGACCTCATCGACGACAAAACCTTTCCATATCTGGAAATCACCACAGACGAAGACTTTCCCGGCATCTATATCACCCGAAAACCCAGGCCAAGCGGCAGATTGTTCGGGCCTTTCGCCGGCGCAAAAGACCTGCGGGCTGTTTTGGTAGAGATGCAACAGATATTTAAGTTTCGAACCTGCAAACTGGATATTAAGGACGACGATACTAACCGTAAGTTCTTTCGCCCCTGCATCTTATACAGCATAAAGCAATGCGCCGCTCCGTGCGCGGCTAAAATAAGCAGGAGTGAATATAAAAAAATTATCAAAGACCTTGTGAAATTCCTGCTTTCGAAGCGTTCAATTGTCCTTCGACAGATGAAAAAACAAATGGCAGAAGCGGCCGCAGAGACAAATTACGAGAAAGCAGCAATGTTTCGCGACCGTATCCGGCTGATTGAGCGGCTGGATCACCGAGGCACACCAGATGAGGATGTTCAGCCGGAAGTTTTCGCCGCTGACCCTGCCGAAGCCCTCGAAAAACTCCAGCTTCTTCTGCAATCTCCTCAGCCGGTCAGAATTATCGAGGGAATTGATGTCGCCAATATCAGCGGCGCAGAGGCGGTCGGCTCCTTAGTCAAATTTATTGATGGCAGGCCGTTTAAGAGCGGCTATCGGCGATTCAAGATAAAAACCGTCAAGGGAGTCGATGACTATGCGATGATTGCCGAAGTGGTCGGACGCAGATACAAATATGCCCTGCAGGGCGAAGAACTCTGGCCGGACTTGATTTTAATTGATGGCGGACTCGGACATCTTCACGCAGCCCAAACCGCTCTTAGAGAAATGAATGCGCCGCCCATAAAAATCACCGCAATCGCTAAACGCGAAGAAGACCTCTATCTGCAGAGCAGTTCAAAACCATTGAAACTGTCCCGCCATTCACCCGTTTTGAAACTCCTGCAATACATCCGCGACGAAGCCCACCGCTTCGCACAACACTACCACCACATCCTGCGAAGTAAAAAAATACTAAACAAAAAATTCTAA
- a CDS encoding GIY-YIG nuclease family protein: MREYYVYILAKERNGALYIGMAKDLTKRVKRHKQKTAAKFTKDYEVNKLVYFEKFENRQTASNREQQLKKWNRRWKIRLIEQSNPSWKDLNPLDPRQRSK; this comes from the coding sequence ATGCGAGAATATTATGTGTACATACTGGCGAAGGAACGCAATGGGGCGTTGTATATCGGGATGGCAAAAGACCTGACGAAACGCGTTAAACGTCACAAGCAAAAAACGGCGGCGAAATTCACAAAGGATTATGAAGTCAACAAACTTGTGTACTTTGAAAAGTTTGAAAACAGGCAAACAGCATCAAATAGAGAGCAACAACTAAAGAAATGGAATCGGCGATGGAAAATCAGATTGATTGAGCAATCAAACCCAAGCTGGAAAGACTTAAATCCACTGGATCCCCGACAGAGAAGCAAGTAA
- a CDS encoding serine/threonine-protein kinase, whose protein sequence is MAKVALDIGGFSIIRRIGIGARSTIYLAVDEQNKTEVALKRVVFERPEDSRIFEQVDTEYKVARRIDHPYVRKCYKLKKIRSMFMVKEMLLSMEFFDGKSLEDSPALSLLDVMLVFRMVASGLHAMHQQGFVHCDIKPNNILMNESGTIKIIDLGQSCKIGTVKPRIQGTPDYIAPEQVLRKSLGPKTDVFNLGATMYWALTGKNVPTLIPKKNDIGLPIPPPPRLAPHELKKQLPIEVSKLVMDCIEDEPSKRPRDMMTVISRLDLLVHSILAGQIKTNKNASDNN, encoded by the coding sequence ATGGCAAAAGTTGCACTCGACATCGGCGGTTTTAGCATAATCAGGCGTATCGGAATCGGCGCCCGCAGCACAATCTACCTGGCGGTCGACGAACAGAACAAGACCGAAGTAGCCCTAAAACGGGTTGTCTTTGAAAGGCCGGAAGATTCAAGGATATTCGAGCAGGTTGATACAGAATACAAAGTTGCCCGCCGGATAGACCACCCTTATGTCCGCAAGTGCTACAAACTCAAGAAAATACGCAGCATGTTTATGGTAAAAGAAATGCTGCTTTCTATGGAATTTTTCGACGGTAAAAGCCTCGAAGACAGCCCCGCTCTGAGTTTGCTCGACGTGATGCTTGTATTCAGAATGGTCGCAAGCGGTCTCCATGCTATGCACCAGCAGGGCTTCGTTCACTGCGATATAAAACCCAATAACATTCTTATGAACGAGTCCGGCACAATTAAAATTATAGACCTCGGCCAGAGCTGCAAAATCGGAACGGTAAAGCCACGTATTCAGGGCACGCCCGATTACATCGCACCTGAACAGGTCCTGCGTAAATCGCTTGGCCCGAAAACCGACGTCTTCAACCTCGGCGCGACAATGTACTGGGCTCTTACCGGAAAGAACGTTCCGACTTTGATACCCAAAAAGAACGACATCGGCCTGCCCATACCGCCGCCTCCGCGTCTGGCACCTCATGAGCTAAAAAAACAATTGCCGATAGAAGTCTCAAAGCTTGTAATGGATTGCATAGAAGATGAGCCTTCGAAACGTCCGCGTGATATGATGACGGTTATATCGAGGCTGGACCTTCTGGTCCACAGTATATTAGCCGGCCAGATAAAAACAAATAAAAATGCCTCAGACAATAATTGA
- a CDS encoding metallophosphoesterase, translating to MPQTIIDLLNSGIEACNADRFRRGNLIHLPSDVQLIATGDIHGHRRNFERIVAFADLANNPDRHVLLQEIIHGGPTDAQGGCLSHKLLFDVIRYKLKFPDRVHIIMGNHDIAFINNSKVMKDGLEMNRAMRLALEREFQQAGDDIKLAIRQFLFSQPLAVRTENRIWLSHSLPADRFVDKFDRQILDRPLKINDCVKPGSAYLLTWGRNFSLQTLDKMAELFDVDIFILGHQPQQQGWSRAGKNIIILASDHNHGCLLPVDLAQSYTIETLADSIVPLASIS from the coding sequence ATGCCTCAGACAATAATTGATTTGTTAAACAGCGGTATTGAAGCCTGCAATGCAGACAGGTTTCGACGCGGCAACCTGATTCACCTGCCCTCCGACGTCCAGCTAATCGCAACAGGCGACATTCACGGCCATCGCCGAAACTTCGAAAGGATAGTTGCCTTTGCCGATTTAGCCAACAATCCCGACAGGCACGTTCTCCTCCAGGAAATTATACACGGAGGTCCCACAGATGCCCAAGGCGGATGCTTGTCCCACAAACTGCTCTTTGATGTTATCCGTTATAAGCTGAAATTCCCCGACCGCGTCCATATTATTATGGGAAATCACGATATTGCTTTTATCAATAACAGCAAAGTTATGAAAGACGGCCTGGAGATGAATCGTGCAATGCGTCTTGCTCTGGAGCGGGAATTCCAGCAGGCCGGTGACGACATCAAACTGGCGATAAGACAATTCCTGTTTTCGCAGCCGTTAGCGGTAAGGACTGAAAACAGAATCTGGCTGTCGCACTCGCTACCTGCCGACCGTTTCGTTGATAAGTTTGACCGGCAGATTTTAGATAGGCCGTTGAAAATAAACGATTGTGTAAAACCGGGTTCTGCTTACCTTCTGACATGGGGCAGAAACTTCAGCCTGCAAACGCTCGACAAAATGGCCGAGCTTTTCGACGTTGACATCTTTATCCTCGGCCATCAGCCACAGCAGCAGGGATGGAGCCGGGCAGGCAAGAACATTATAATCCTTGCCTCCGACCACAACCACGGCTGCCTGCTTCCAGTCGACCTGGCACAATCTTATACCATCGAGACGCTGGCCGATTCGATAGTGCCGCTGGCTTCCATATCTTGA
- the ribD gene encoding bifunctional diaminohydroxyphosphoribosylaminopyrimidine deaminase/5-amino-6-(5-phosphoribosylamino)uracil reductase RibD, translating to MEHAHKRFMNQALRLARWGIGSVEPNPAVGAVIVKGGQVIGRGWHRKFGGPHAEINALKNCKKAPRGATMYVTLEPCCHFGKTPPCTKTIIKSGIRKVVAAVKDPTKKVNGKGFRILKNAGIEVKMDVCKKEAQLLNAPFFKFARTKNPWVIVKWAQSKDGFLARTDKKRWITGAKSRKDAHKLRKKVQAIMVGIDTVLADDPMLTARPDIGKQPLRTVLDSQLKIPLNCNLIKTVKKTLVAVFTIQKNNKKIPILKKKGIEVVAVSSAGGKCSLESVLTNLGKREVQQILVEGGEKVTTSFLKQKLADEIIIYTSNEKLANKGRVKTSQEMKKAYRYVKNNCYEKKRFDTDLCLKGFTK from the coding sequence GTGGAACATGCCCACAAACGGTTTATGAATCAAGCCCTGAGACTGGCTCGGTGGGGCATTGGTAGTGTTGAGCCGAATCCGGCGGTTGGGGCGGTCATCGTAAAAGGCGGTCAGGTTATCGGCAGGGGATGGCACAGGAAATTCGGCGGGCCGCACGCGGAGATTAACGCACTTAAAAACTGCAAAAAAGCACCTCGCGGCGCGACAATGTATGTTACGCTTGAGCCGTGCTGCCATTTTGGAAAGACTCCTCCCTGTACGAAAACAATTATAAAATCAGGAATAAGAAAAGTCGTCGCGGCGGTTAAAGACCCGACAAAAAAGGTCAACGGCAAAGGTTTCAGAATCCTCAAAAACGCAGGCATCGAAGTTAAAATGGATGTCTGTAAGAAAGAGGCACAATTACTGAACGCTCCGTTTTTTAAGTTTGCCAGAACGAAAAACCCTTGGGTAATTGTCAAGTGGGCTCAAAGCAAAGATGGTTTTCTGGCTCGAACTGATAAAAAGCGATGGATAACAGGGGCTAAAAGCAGGAAAGATGCGCATAAACTGCGAAAAAAAGTCCAGGCAATCATGGTCGGTATAGATACAGTGCTTGCCGATGACCCAATGCTCACAGCAAGGCCAGATATAGGAAAACAACCGCTAAGAACCGTCCTTGATAGTCAATTAAAAATTCCGCTGAACTGTAATCTAATCAAAACCGTAAAAAAAACGCTGGTGGCCGTATTTACCATACAAAAAAACAATAAAAAAATCCCAATACTAAAGAAAAAGGGGATAGAGGTCGTTGCTGTTTCTTCCGCTGGCGGAAAATGTAGCCTCGAAAGTGTATTAACTAATCTTGGCAAAAGAGAGGTTCAGCAAATTCTCGTCGAAGGCGGAGAAAAAGTTACAACTTCATTTCTAAAACAGAAACTGGCAGATGAAATTATTATATACACTTCAAACGAAAAACTTGCGAACAAAGGTAGGGTAAAAACCTCTCAGGAAATGAAAAAAGCGTATCGTTACGTCAAAAATAACTGTTACGAAAAGAAACGGTTCGATACCGACCTTTGTTTAAAAGGATTCACAAAATAA
- the ligA gene encoding NAD-dependent DNA ligase LigA — protein sequence MAKEVKKQIERLRNEIRRHDYLYYVLNQPEIADQQYDKLFSELKSLEEANPQFITSDSPTQRVSEQPLEGFKKVEHAVPMLSIDNTYNAEELRAFDERVAKGLDGRNYDYVVELKIDGVASSLRYEKGVLVLGATRGDGTKGDDITHNIRTIKAIPLRLTGDVPDVLEVRGEVYMPKKAFQKLNEEREKQGESLLANPRNAAAGSLKQLDAKITAKRNLSFFAYALGEVSGKFAKTHYESLEKFKKIGLPVNPNIKKAENIDEVIEICDKWKNKRFELDYQIDGLVIKIDQLNHYEILGTTGRAPRWCMSYKYEAERERTKILSIDVQVGKTGILTPVANLEPVQLAGTTVKRASLHNFDEIDRLDVREGDTVVIEKAGEIIPQIVEVRKEFRPKGAKPFPKPQVCPSCGEKIQIIGKKRTGKKEEIAHKSEYTHAYICTNKNCTTLLKERLNYFVGRDQMNIENVGPSLIEQLVESGLVKNLADIYKLEKEDLLGLERIADKSATNIIEAVGKSKHQPLWRLIAALGIRHIGGEFAQVLASSFGSIKKIQDASLDQLTQVLAPALKVKDPKKREERQKRAKSVCEYFKNPRNNMIVNDLLGYVKPEPPEKTSKTNKLTGKTIVVTGSLKNFTRDEIKQTIKDNGGKVSSSVSKKTSFVVAGDDAGSKLDKARQLQVKVIDENKFLQLIQKKPKSKKKSGFLWE from the coding sequence ATGGCTAAAGAGGTAAAAAAGCAAATCGAACGATTGCGCAACGAAATCCGCAGGCACGATTACCTCTATTATGTCCTCAACCAGCCTGAAATCGCCGACCAGCAGTATGACAAACTCTTTAGCGAGCTAAAGTCGTTAGAAGAAGCCAATCCACAATTTATAACGTCTGATTCGCCTACTCAGCGGGTTTCCGAGCAGCCGCTCGAAGGTTTTAAAAAGGTCGAGCATGCTGTGCCAATGCTAAGTATAGATAATACTTATAACGCAGAGGAGTTGCGAGCGTTCGATGAGAGGGTAGCAAAAGGGCTTGATGGGCGAAATTACGATTATGTGGTCGAATTAAAAATCGACGGTGTGGCGTCGAGTTTACGATATGAAAAAGGAGTTCTTGTACTTGGTGCTACGAGGGGTGATGGCACAAAGGGAGACGATATCACACACAATATAAGGACGATAAAGGCCATTCCACTGCGACTGACAGGAGACGTTCCTGACGTACTTGAAGTACGTGGTGAAGTGTATATGCCTAAGAAAGCATTTCAAAAACTAAATGAAGAAAGGGAAAAGCAAGGCGAATCTTTGCTTGCCAATCCGAGGAACGCTGCGGCAGGCTCTTTAAAACAACTCGATGCGAAAATCACAGCTAAAAGAAATTTGTCTTTCTTTGCATACGCATTAGGCGAAGTGAGCGGGAAATTTGCGAAAACTCATTATGAAAGCCTTGAAAAATTCAAAAAGATCGGGCTACCCGTCAATCCAAATATTAAGAAAGCAGAAAACATCGATGAGGTAATTGAAATATGTGATAAATGGAAAAACAAACGATTTGAACTAGATTATCAGATTGATGGGCTTGTTATTAAAATCGACCAGCTTAACCATTATGAAATTTTAGGCACAACAGGCAGAGCACCGAGGTGGTGTATGTCATATAAATATGAAGCTGAGCGAGAAAGAACAAAAATTCTATCGATTGATGTACAAGTTGGGAAAACAGGAATTCTTACGCCTGTGGCAAACCTTGAACCTGTGCAACTGGCTGGCACGACCGTAAAAAGGGCGAGTCTTCATAACTTCGATGAGATTGACCGGCTTGATGTCAGGGAAGGCGACACGGTTGTGATAGAAAAGGCAGGAGAAATTATCCCGCAGATTGTTGAAGTGAGAAAAGAATTCAGGCCTAAGGGCGCAAAACCGTTTCCAAAACCACAGGTTTGCCCTTCTTGTGGCGAAAAAATTCAGATAATCGGAAAGAAACGAACAGGGAAAAAAGAAGAGATTGCTCACAAAAGTGAATATACACACGCTTATATATGTACAAATAAGAATTGCACGACATTGTTGAAAGAAAGGTTAAATTATTTTGTTGGTCGAGATCAAATGAACATTGAAAATGTCGGACCATCCCTTATTGAGCAATTAGTTGAATCCGGCTTAGTTAAGAATCTTGCCGACATTTACAAACTTGAAAAAGAGGACTTACTTGGACTGGAAAGGATAGCTGACAAAAGTGCAACAAACATTATTGAGGCTGTTGGGAAAAGTAAACATCAGCCACTTTGGCGATTGATTGCTGCTCTTGGCATCAGACATATTGGGGGAGAATTTGCCCAAGTGCTTGCTTCATCTTTTGGGTCTATAAAGAAAATTCAAGATGCTAGTCTTGATCAACTGACTCAAGTTTTAGCTCCTGCCTTAAAAGTAAAAGACCCTAAAAAACGTGAAGAAAGGCAGAAGCGAGCAAAGAGCGTCTGTGAGTATTTCAAGAATCCCAGAAATAATATGATCGTAAACGACCTATTGGGGTATGTGAAACCCGAACCACCAGAAAAGACTAGTAAAACCAACAAACTTACTGGAAAAACAATCGTTGTTACTGGCTCACTTAAAAATTTTACCCGTGACGAAATTAAACAGACGATAAAAGATAACGGCGGCAAAGTCAGTTCATCAGTTAGCAAAAAGACCAGTTTTGTAGTTGCGGGTGATGACGCAGGTTCGAAACTGGATAAAGCGCGTCAATTACAAGTTAAAGTGATTGACGAGAATAAATTTCTCCAACTCATTCAGAAAAAACCTAAGTCAAAGAAAAAGAGCGGTTTTTTATGGGAATAA
- a CDS encoding vitamin B12-dependent ribonucleotide reductase, with the protein MSQKFNPENPFRDEQTPPETAVEARGSAGLRMEYFFSTPGVHPFEQLEWETRSAKISGDGGQVVFEQDNIEVPASWSQLAVKVVASKYFYGDNESGRRENSVKQLIHRVCRTIADRGRKDGYFATDEDAETFYNELAWLCVNQYGSFNSPVWFNVGLFDVYGVGGGRHNFHWDPKSKTAVACENSYEYPQASACFIQSVKDSMEDIMRLAASEAMLFKHGSGTGTDLSTLRSSKEKLSGGGKPSGPLSFMRVYDQIAAVIKSGGKTRRAAKMQSLKVTHPDIEEFITCKAEEEKKAWALIEAGYDGEYNQEAYSSVMFQNSNFSVRVTDEFMQAVEKDAAWSTYAVTTGEKVEEHSARKLMEQIAEGTRICGDPGLQYDSTINRWHTCPASGPINSSNPCSEYMFIDDSACNLASLNLMKFRREDGSFDVAGFKIAVRLFIIAQEILVDNGSYPDKPIAVNSHLFRPLGLGYANLGCLAMSLALPYDSDQARAMAGAISAIMTGTAYTASAEIASIKGPFKEFGKNAEAMLKVINMHRQHVLNIPEPHCPDYIRNAARDVWDQAFDAGSKVGFRNAQVTVLAPTGTIGFMMDCDTTGVEPDIALVKYKLLAGGGGLKLVNKTVPMALDRLGYSAEDIKSICDCIDKSETIEGAEKVNPDHLAIFDCAFKPRNGKRHIHYLAHLKMMAAVQPFITGAISKTINMPKESTTEEIAAAYTEGWKLGLKAVAIYRDGSKKLQPVSTQKHKDGKAAAEGQMPARPFRHRLPDTRHSLTHKFSVAGHEGYLTVGLYEDGQPGELFITMAKEGSTVGGLMDVIGTCTSMSLQYGVPLITLVDKFRHARFEPSGMTSNRDIPFAKSLIDYIFCWLGCQFIPGYAEQNTPNRSAETKESKNTTTARQLVEKTKDLAHKIAEVKTVVKSKPVRRSVSEGGAKAISAEEQSSSKQSIQSVPAPKGRLANIANRIGALVSSVVTDEAGQVQSEAAVMHQFSSQFEHFSDDAPACDICGAITVRNGTCYKCFNCGNSMGCS; encoded by the coding sequence ATGTCGCAAAAATTCAATCCCGAAAATCCATTTAGAGACGAGCAAACCCCACCAGAAACCGCTGTAGAAGCCCGCGGTTCAGCCGGTTTGAGAATGGAGTATTTCTTTTCGACACCCGGCGTTCATCCATTTGAACAGCTTGAATGGGAAACCCGTTCGGCCAAGATCAGCGGTGATGGCGGACAGGTGGTTTTCGAGCAGGACAATATCGAGGTCCCGGCTTCCTGGAGCCAATTGGCAGTAAAGGTTGTGGCCAGCAAATACTTTTATGGAGACAACGAATCCGGTCGGCGGGAGAATTCAGTAAAGCAGCTTATCCACCGTGTTTGCAGAACGATAGCCGACCGCGGAAGAAAAGACGGTTACTTCGCAACCGACGAGGATGCCGAAACTTTCTACAATGAGCTTGCCTGGCTGTGCGTGAACCAGTATGGGTCGTTTAATTCGCCCGTTTGGTTTAACGTAGGCCTTTTTGACGTCTATGGCGTTGGCGGCGGCAGGCATAATTTCCACTGGGACCCGAAGAGCAAAACGGCTGTTGCGTGCGAAAACAGCTACGAATACCCCCAGGCCTCGGCCTGTTTTATCCAGTCGGTCAAGGACTCGATGGAAGATATAATGCGCCTTGCGGCAAGCGAGGCGATGCTGTTTAAGCACGGCTCAGGAACAGGAACCGACCTTTCAACGCTGCGGAGCAGCAAAGAGAAACTGTCCGGCGGCGGTAAACCTTCGGGGCCCTTGAGTTTTATGAGGGTTTATGACCAGATAGCCGCGGTAATCAAATCGGGCGGAAAAACCCGCCGTGCGGCGAAGATGCAGTCATTAAAGGTCACCCATCCTGATATCGAGGAATTTATTACCTGCAAAGCCGAGGAGGAAAAAAAGGCCTGGGCACTTATCGAGGCCGGCTACGACGGGGAATATAACCAGGAAGCTTACAGCAGCGTGATGTTTCAAAATTCCAATTTTTCCGTGCGCGTAACCGATGAGTTTATGCAGGCGGTGGAAAAGGACGCAGCGTGGTCCACATACGCCGTAACGACGGGCGAAAAGGTAGAGGAACATTCGGCACGCAAGCTGATGGAACAGATTGCCGAGGGCACGAGAATTTGCGGCGACCCCGGCCTGCAGTACGACAGCACAATTAACCGTTGGCACACCTGTCCAGCCTCCGGGCCGATTAATTCCTCGAACCCCTGCAGCGAATATATGTTCATCGATGATTCGGCGTGCAATCTGGCTTCGCTGAATCTTATGAAGTTTCGCAGGGAAGACGGCTCATTCGATGTTGCCGGCTTTAAAATCGCCGTTCGGCTGTTCATCATCGCTCAGGAAATTCTGGTTGATAACGGAAGCTATCCGGATAAACCAATTGCCGTCAACAGCCATCTGTTCAGGCCGCTCGGTCTGGGCTATGCCAATCTCGGCTGCCTTGCTATGAGTCTTGCGCTTCCTTATGATTCCGACCAGGCAAGGGCAATGGCAGGGGCGATAAGCGCAATAATGACAGGAACGGCTTATACGGCAAGCGCCGAAATCGCCTCAATTAAAGGGCCTTTTAAGGAGTTCGGTAAGAATGCAGAAGCGATGCTGAAGGTTATAAATATGCACCGCCAGCACGTCCTTAATATCCCGGAACCGCACTGCCCGGACTATATACGAAACGCTGCCAGAGACGTCTGGGACCAGGCCTTTGACGCCGGCTCCAAAGTCGGCTTCCGAAATGCCCAGGTAACTGTCCTTGCCCCGACCGGAACCATCGGCTTTATGATGGATTGCGATACCACCGGCGTTGAGCCGGACATTGCTTTAGTCAAATATAAGCTGTTGGCCGGCGGCGGTGGGCTCAAGCTTGTTAACAAAACCGTCCCAATGGCACTCGACAGGCTCGGTTACAGCGCAGAAGATATTAAATCAATCTGTGACTGCATAGACAAAAGTGAAACCATCGAAGGGGCGGAAAAAGTTAACCCTGACCATTTGGCGATTTTTGATTGTGCCTTTAAACCTCGCAACGGTAAAAGACATATCCATTATCTCGCGCATCTGAAAATGATGGCCGCTGTCCAGCCGTTTATAACCGGCGCTATCAGCAAGACCATCAATATGCCCAAAGAAAGCACGACCGAAGAAATCGCCGCGGCTTATACCGAAGGTTGGAAGCTCGGATTAAAAGCGGTTGCAATCTATCGCGATGGCTCCAAAAAGCTCCAGCCGGTCTCTACCCAGAAACATAAAGATGGCAAGGCTGCTGCTGAAGGGCAAATGCCGGCTCGCCCGTTCAGGCATCGGCTGCCGGATACCCGCCATAGCCTGACGCATAAATTCTCCGTTGCGGGGCACGAAGGCTACCTGACGGTTGGCTTGTATGAGGATGGTCAGCCTGGTGAGCTGTTTATCACTATGGCTAAGGAAGGCAGCACCGTCGGCGGCCTTATGGATGTGATAGGCACCTGCACTTCAATGTCGCTGCAGTATGGCGTGCCGCTGATAACGCTGGTGGATAAGTTCCGCCACGCAAGGTTCGAGCCGTCGGGAATGACTTCGAACCGCGACATACCTTTTGCAAAGAGCTTAATTGATTATATTTTCTGCTGGCTGGGTTGCCAGTTCATACCCGGCTATGCCGAGCAGAACACTCCTAATCGCTCAGCGGAGACAAAGGAAAGTAAAAATACGACGACAGCAAGGCAGTTAGTCGAGAAGACCAAAGACCTCGCGCATAAAATTGCCGAGGTAAAAACCGTGGTAAAAAGCAAGCCTGTCCGTCGTAGCGTAAGCGAAGGCGGAGCAAAGGCAATTTCTGCTGAAGAGCAATCTTCTTCAAAACAGTCCATCCAGTCTGTGCCCGCCCCGAAAGGCAGATTAGCCAACATAGCCAATCGAATAGGAGCGCTGGTTAGCTCGGTTGTTACCGATGAAGCCGGTCAAGTGCAGTCCGAAGCGGCGGTTATGCACCAGTTCAGTTCTCAGTTTGAGCATTTTTCAGATGATGCTCCCGCCTGCGATATTTGCGGAGCCATCACCGTCCGAAACGGCACCTGCTACAAGTGCTTCAACTGCGGAAACTCAATGGGTTGTTCGTAG